One genomic segment of Centropristis striata isolate RG_2023a ecotype Rhode Island chromosome 11, C.striata_1.0, whole genome shotgun sequence includes these proteins:
- the LOC131980583 gene encoding protein THEM6-like — protein sequence MWWLLWVLAALLALFCSLDVWYFLRAAAVILRAWFKPPIWDVTAEQIVTGRVTSNDIDMCHMNNARYLRECDFARFSLYTRNGVFKALRALRASMVVGATTIRYRRALYIGEGYELRSRIVTWDDKAFFLEQRFVSTKDGLVCAVMYCKQSVIRSSPDKIMQHLCKRKVECPEFPEDLQHWVSFISASSQALRAESGLDDKNK from the exons ATGTGGTGGCTCCTGTGGGTGCTCGCCGCCTTGCTGGCTCTCTTCTGCTCTCTGGATGTGTGGTACTTCCTGCGGGCAGCTGCTGTGATCCTCCGGGCCTGGTTCAAGCCTCCGATCTGGGACGTCACAGCCGAGCAGATCGTCACCGGCCGGGTCACCTCCAACGACATCGACATGTGCCACATGAACAATGCTCGTTACCTCCGGGAGTGTGACTTTGCCCGCTTCTCTCTCTACACGCGTAACGGTGTGTTCAAGGCCCTGCGAGCTCTCAGGGCGTCCATGGTGGTGGGGGCCACCACCATCCGGTACCGCAGGGCTCTGTATATAGGGGAGGGCTACGAGCTGCGGAGCCGCATCGTCACTTGGGACGACAAAGCTTTTTTCTTAGAGCAGAGATTTGTGTCAACAAAAGATGGGTTAGTGTGTGCCGTCATGTACTGCAAGCAGAGCGTCATACGCAGCAGCCCAGACAAGATCATGCAGCACCTGTGTAAGCGGAAG GTGGAGTGTCCTGAGTTTCCAGAAGACCTTCAGCACTGGGTCAGCTTCATCTCAGCCAGCAGCCAGGCCCTCAGAGCTGAGAGTGGACTAGATGACAAGAACAAATAG
- the LOC131980584 gene encoding protein THEM6-like: MLLLVLGALLLLFCTLDVWYFLRGAQVFFEAWFQPRILDLLAEQSFEGMVLPHDLDYMGHMNNSRYLRECDFARFHHYMRNGLFMASRKLGARLVVGASTIRYRRSLAFREVFEIRTKIVGWDEKAFYVEQRFVSKKDGFVSAVMLCRQNVVHCSPERIIEFVCKRKIECPEFPEDLKHWISFISASSQALRAESGLEEKNK, translated from the exons ATGTTGCTGCTGGTGCTGGGTGccctcctgctgctcttctgcACTCTGGATGTATGGTACTTCCTACGGGGGGCCCAGGTGTTCTTCGAGGCCTGGTTCCAACCCAGAATACTGGACCTGCTGGCTGAGCAAAGTTTTGAAGGCATGGTCCTTCCCCATGATTTGGACTACATGGGTCACATGAACAACTCCCGGTATCTGAGGGAGTGTGACTTTGCCCGCTTCCATCATTACATGCGAAACGGGCTGTTCATGGCCTCACGCAAACTGGGGGCCAGACTGGTGGTCGGGGCCTCCACCATCCGGTACCGGCGCTCCCTGGCCTTCCGAGAGGTTTTCGAGATCCGGACCAAAATAGTGGGATGGGATGAGAAGGCGTTCTACGTGGAGCAGCGCTTCGTGTCCAAGAAGGATGGTTTCGTCTCTGCGGTCATGCTGTGCAGGCAGAATGTGGTACACTGCAGCCCGGAGAGAATTATCGAGTTTGTCTGCAAAAGAAAG attgAGTGCCCTGAGTTTCCTGAAGACCTCAAACACTGGATCAGCTTCATCTCAGCCAGCAGCCAGGCTCTGAGAGCAGAGAGCGGACTGGAAGAGAAGAACAAGTGA